In Hydra vulgaris chromosome 06, alternate assembly HydraT2T_AEP, a genomic segment contains:
- the LOC136081029 gene encoding uncharacterized protein LOC136081029: MLVCQVPTHSVPTLLSKLGERTGYRFSHIRHRTTVEQIMHELGVISDLLTAEIAFSTKNLTLGFDTTTQEGVHVNVVHLTTESVCMVVAIDQLPGGTAYDYQSHITKSVDNLAKLYSGFYQLQFTDVRSTIIGNITNKMSDRVATNHATVTKLNHFWQKSLKELKCNLHSLDTMTSSCKSLLKSIRDL; this comes from the coding sequence ATGCTTGTATGCCAAGTTCCTACACATAGTGTTCCAACTCTGCTCAGTAAACTTGGAGAACGCACTGGCTATCGATTTAGTCACATTCGGCATCGCACAACTGTGGAACAAATAATGCATGAACTAGGTGTAATATCAGACTTACTGACTGCTGAAATAGCtttctcaacaaaaaatctgaCTCTTGGTTTTGATACAACAACACAGGAGGGTGTTCATGTAAATGTTGTGCACTTAACAACAGAATCAGTATGCATGGTTGTAGCTATTGATCAACTTCCTGGAGGTACAGCATACGACTATCAGAGTCACATTACAAAATCTGTTGATAATCTTGCCAAATTATATAGTGGCTTCTACCAGTTACAATTCACTGATGTGCGAAGTACTATTATTGGAAACATAACTAACAAAATGAGTGACAGAGTAGCAACAAACCATGCAACAGTTACTAAGTTAAACCATTTTTGGCAGAAATCATTAAAGGAACTAAAATGTAACCTTCACTCCTTGGACACAATGACCAGTTCGTGCAAGTCTTTACTCAAAAGCATTAGAGACCTCTAA
- the LOC105847287 gene encoding N-acetylglucosaminyl-phosphatidylinositol de-N-acetylase: MAIINKKDMFWISFSAIASILFVVFIDNTYQWINKKIIASIILGLIYGYFKLKSINKNAKKFFDQKKNYALVIAHPDDEVMFFSPTILSLCQHVNLFIVCVTKGNYYGLGKIRKAELYESCYYLGIPINRVLFLKDRKFFDHPTLKWDTVLLSEKLQLLLQTLQINSVLTFGPNGVSGHLNHIDLHAAVCSLNSYQILYLKDVNIFRKYTSCLDIVYTYFSQPSSNLLFINENMSKTFWSLRKHKSQFVWFRLLYIIFSRYVLVNDWIVYKEIQS; this comes from the coding sequence ATggcaataataaacaaaaaagatatgTTTTGGATTAGTTTTAGTGCAATCGCTTCTATTTTGTTTGTAGTCTTTATTGATAATACTTACCAGtggataaacaaaaaaattattgcctCCATCATTTTAGGACTGATTTATGGCTATTTTAAGTTAAAGTCAATTAACAAAAACGCAAAGAAGTTTTTTGATCAAAAGAAAAACTATGCATTAGTTATTGCTCATCCAGATGATGAAGTGATGTTTTTCTCACCAACTATATTATCACTTTGTCAacatgttaatttatttattgtttgtgtTACCAAGGGAAACTACTATGGCCTAGGGAAAATTAGAAAAGCTGAATTATATGAAAGTTGTTATTATTTAGGTATACCAATaaatagagttttatttttaaaagacagAAAATTTTTTGACCACCCTACCTTAAAGTGGGATACAGTGTTACTATCTGAAAAACTTCAATTGTTACTtcaaactttacaaataaacagTGTTTTGACCTTCGGACCAAATGGTGTTTCAGGACATCTTAATCACATAGACTTGCACGCTGCTGTATGTTCTTTAAATAGTTAccaaatattgtatttaaaagatgttaacatttttagaaaatacacAAGTTGTTTAGACATTGTTTACACCTATTTTTCTCAACCTTCAAGTAATctattgtttataaatgaaaacatGTCGAAAACATTTTGGTCATTAAGAAAGCACAAAAGTCAATTTGTTTGGTTTCGATTgctgtatattattttttcaagatatgttttagtaaatgattGGATTGTGTATAAAGAAATacaaagttaa